A single genomic interval of Osmia lignaria lignaria isolate PbOS001 chromosome 9, iyOsmLign1, whole genome shotgun sequence harbors:
- the LOC117600935 gene encoding uncharacterized protein LOC117600935, whose product MRSSLLLLGCFFLVSTLGDPIRTKKEAPLSPPPSQYGPPSASYGVPNVGSSYNAPSDSYGAPLPSSSYGAPSGSSSHGGSFGPSSSYGAPSGPSSSYGAPSGPSSSHGAPSSSYGAPSSSYGAPSSSYGAPSGPSSSYGAPSSFDHGSSFGGDQGYSSGGSFGDHHSGGGHGGDHGSGGGVSSSYGPPSQSYGPPAQSYGPPAQPQGRWEKKLTWKPEWKQIWKTEQKLTWKQEWKKVQVPVWKEIQVPAWKEVKVSAWKKVQKPVWKEIQVPAWKEVQVPAWKKVWKPVWKEIQVPIWKEVQVPDWKKIWVPEWIKVGIPGEQYVGKDQHGWQYTSHDLWKKKLIWKPVWKKIWRTEKKQAWASDKKLEWKAEWKQIWKTEKKQVWVSDKKLVWKEESVQVWVPEKKQIWVTQKKQVWKDEWKSKWVPVWKDVQVPAWKKIWKPVWEKVWVPAEPHHDEHHHGYK is encoded by the exons CTACTCCTAGGTTGCTTCTTTTTAGTCTCCACCCTTGGAGATCCAATCAGAACAAAGAAAGA AGCTCCGTTAAGTCCTCCCCCAAGCCAGTATGGACCACCATCGGCCTCTTATGGAGTCCCAAACGTAGGAAGCTCTTACAACGCGCCGTCCGATTCTTATGGCGCCCCACTGCCTTCGTCTTCTTACGGTGCACCATCGGGATCTTCCTCTCACGGTGGATCATTCGGACCTTCTTCGTCTTACGGTGCTCCATCGGGACCTTCTTCCTCGTACGGTGCACCCTCAGGACCTTCTTCCTCTCACGGTGCGCCATCATCGTCCTACGGTGCCCCGTCTTCCTCTTACGGTGCTCCATCTTCCTCTTACGGTGCCCCATCAGGACCATCTTCTTCTTACGGTGCCCCATCATCGTTTGACCATGGTAGCTCCTTCGGTGGCGACCAAGGATACAGCAGTGGTGGGTCCTTCGGTGATCATCACAGTGGCGGAGGCCACGGAGGAGATCATGGAAGTGGTGGAGGAGTATCTTCCTCTTATGGACCCCCATCTCAATCCTATGGTCCCCCAGCTCAATCTTACGGGCCTCCTGCTCAACCACAAGGAAGATGGGAGAAGAAGCTGACATGGAAGCCGGAATGGAAGCAAATCTGGAAAACAGAGCAGAAGTTGACTTGGAAGCAAGAATGGAAGAAGGTTCAAGTTCCAGTGTGGAAAGAGATTCAGGTTCCGGCTTGGAAGGAGGTTAAGGTATCAGCCTGGAAGAAGGTCCAGAAGCCTGTCTGGAAGGAGATCCAAGTGCCAGCATGGAAGGAAGTTCAAGTACCTGCATGGAAGAAGGTCTGGAAGCCGGTGTGGAAGGAAATACAGGTGCCAATATGGAAGGAAGTCCAGGTGCCGGACTGGAAGAAAATCTGGGTACCTGAATGGATCAAGGTCGGTATTCCTGGTGAACAATACGTTGGCAAGGATCAGCATGGCTGGCAATACACGAGCCACGATCTCTGGAAGAAGAAATTGATCTGGAAACCAGTATGGAAGAAGATCTGGAGAACGGAGAAGAAGCAGGCTTGGGCCAGTGACAAGAAGTTGGAATGGAAGGCTGAATGGAAACAGATCTGGAAAACTGAGAAGAAGCAGGTTTGGGTTTCCGACAAGAAGTTAGTCTGGAAGGAGGAGTCGGTTCAAGTTTGGGTACCAGAGAAAAAGCAAATTTGGGTCACGCAGAAGAAGCAGGTATGGAAAGACGAATGGAAGAGCAAATGGGTGCCGGTTTGGAAGGACGTACAGGTACCTGCGTGGAAGAAGATATGGAAGCCCGTTTGGGAGAAAGTTTGGGTGCCAGCAGAACCCCACCATGACGAACACCACCACGGCTACAAGTAA